CAATTTTCTGCAGGCGAACTGTATTTTTTCGCCATTCACGATTAGTTTGCGCAGGTTGTCCTGAAGAATAAACACCCGGCTCAGTGATATCTTGAACAATCATGGTATAGCCAGTGACCTGTACGTTGTCACAAATACTAATGTGTCCATTAATACCCACACCACCGCCAATGATGACGTGTTTACCAATATGGCAACTACCTGCAATTCCAGTAGCACCGCATATGCAAGAGTGATCCCCTATTATGCAATTGTGACCAATCTGGACTTGATTATCGATTATGACATTGGTGCCAAGAATTGTGTCTTCCATAGCACCTCTATCAATACTGCTACTTGCACCAATTTGGCTGTCATCACCAATGCGGACTGACCCTGTTTGAGGAATAGGTAGCCACACTCCTTTATCATTTGCGTAACCAAAACCAGCGGCGCCAATCACCGTTTGGCTATGGACAGTAACCCGCTTGCCTATCACCACATCGTGATAAATAGTCACATTTGGATGAATAACTGACGCTTCCCCGATGTGCGTGCCTTTGCGAATAACCGAGTTGGCACCAATGGTTACGCGATCACCCAGTACAACATTATCTTCAATGATCACATTGTGTCCCAGTGACACATCACTACCTATACGCGCTGACGGCGCAATGACTGCTGATTCTGAAATTCCGTTTGCTACAACAGGTGTGGTATCAAAAAGCTGAGCTATGCGAGCAAAAGCCGCGTGAGGATTAGCAACAACTAACGCTGGTACCGGACTATCATCTTTTAAACTTTCATGAAGAATAACAGCCCCTGCTTTTGTATCTTTTAATTGCGGCTTATATTTAGGGTTAGTAAGAAAAGAAATCTGATGTTCAGCAGACCCAGCAAGGGTGCCAACCGCAGAGATGACAACACTGCCCTCTCCCTGAACTGCACCGCCAACGTGATTAGCGAGTTCTTCCAAACTAAATGTGCGTTTATTCATAGCAGTCATGCGATGTACCTGTTCGGATGTTTAATGACTATATGGCGCATATCCTATTGCCTTACAATGCAATAGTGGCAAACATGCACCAACTTTATTGTTGACTAAGTTTACATTAAATCGCCACACGCTTTGATATTTTAATCGCACATTTCTCGGTAAGTGCTCAAAATTACAGCAAGAATAGGAGTAAATGACGATAGCCTCTGGCACAATCTATCCTGTTACGAGTAGAATACGACACCATCTATTTCAGTTTGTATACGCTCTAATCAAGTCGTTTTGTAAAGGGTGTTATCAAATTTGACTAATTCTTTTGTTTTACCGCTTTCTAGCGAGGATCGAGCATGGCTCAATACGTATACAGTATGCATCGCGTGGGCAAAATTGTTCCACCGAATAGACACATTTTAAAAAATATCTCTCTTAGTTTTTTCCCCGGCGCAAAAATTGGTGTGCTTGGTTTGAACGGTGCTGGTAAGTCGACACTACTGCGCATAATGGCGGGTATTGACACAGACATCGAAGGCGAAGCCCGTCCTCAACCAGGTCTTAAAGTGGGTTATCTACCCCAAGAACCCCAATTAGACGAATCTAAAGACGTTCGAGGCAACATTGAAGAAGCCGTTGCTGATGTTAAACATGCGCTGACTCGTCTTGACGAAGTGTATGCTGCATATGCTGACCCAGATGCCGATTTTGACGCGCTGGCAAAAGAGCAAGGCGAGCTAGAAGCAATTATCCAGTCGAAAGATGGTCACAACCTAGACAACGCATTAGAGCGTGCAGCAGATGCACTTCGCCTACCGCCTTGGGATGCTGATGTAAGCAAGTTATCAGGGGGTGAACGCCGTCGTGTTGCGCTGTGTAGACTATTACTTGAAAAGCCTGAAATGCTGCTGCTAGACGAACCCACTAACCACTTAGATGCAGAATCAGTGG
The DNA window shown above is from Alteromonas sp. KC3 and carries:
- the lpxD gene encoding UDP-3-O-(3-hydroxymyristoyl)glucosamine N-acyltransferase; amino-acid sequence: MTAMNKRTFSLEELANHVGGAVQGEGSVVISAVGTLAGSAEHQISFLTNPKYKPQLKDTKAGAVILHESLKDDSPVPALVVANPHAAFARIAQLFDTTPVVANGISESAVIAPSARIGSDVSLGHNVIIEDNVVLGDRVTIGANSVIRKGTHIGEASVIHPNVTIYHDVVIGKRVTVHSQTVIGAAGFGYANDKGVWLPIPQTGSVRIGDDSQIGASSSIDRGAMEDTILGTNVIIDNQVQIGHNCIIGDHSCICGATGIAGSCHIGKHVIIGGGVGINGHISICDNVQVTGYTMIVQDITEPGVYSSGQPAQTNREWRKNTVRLQKIGSLFDRVKMLEKQR